In the genome of Myxococcus stipitatus, one region contains:
- a CDS encoding fibronectin type III domain-containing protein — protein MAENTLVVVARPEWVPGGSPWWSTCKVTLLNLTDAAVVNPYISFKVGPKQVLLNNHGLDWTRKGDTVSGYLVPERQVIPPRSSREFRLSVQGTGQSQGPLPSRFTVNGRPADPPEDHEPPSMPRRVRASLVGSRLITLDWDASRDNVAVAGYRVSFSAGESAEVHTLTTARPSVTIAGLASATEYRISVVAFDVSDNPSKVSDVVKVRTGPPLPDMGDWDVSKAPFLDFTAWPTPKVSRFARETRLDGFILGFLSARRGGDKTLCWGGNDLVVDAEDGRSFSGNATVSDYGKKDLQEFRKQGGKVVLSLGGTASGVPIEAEETDVARLVACYAAVLRNYEVRHLDFSFGSSFLHDEEGLERHVSAMSQLLAVYPTLKLSYSLPVDGAPGSLVGFNDEGVRLLRRLASAGIEPSLINGMLMEFGLAAPRDAFDCCVHALEGMHAHIAAAFPHWGTEKVWRRMGACPMFGRHINGREFTLEHQRKLADFARKHQLGCLSGWEVTMDGRQGRLDFCKCIAAHGPGTPEEELAAG, from the coding sequence ATGGCGGAGAACACGCTGGTGGTGGTGGCGCGTCCGGAGTGGGTTCCAGGCGGGAGTCCGTGGTGGTCGACCTGCAAGGTCACCCTGCTGAACCTGACGGACGCGGCGGTCGTCAATCCCTACATCTCGTTCAAGGTGGGGCCGAAGCAGGTCCTCTTGAACAATCACGGCCTGGACTGGACGCGAAAGGGAGACACGGTGTCGGGCTATCTCGTGCCCGAGCGCCAGGTGATTCCACCGCGCTCCTCGAGGGAGTTCCGGCTGTCGGTGCAGGGAACCGGACAGAGCCAGGGGCCGCTGCCCTCGCGCTTCACCGTCAACGGGCGGCCCGCGGACCCGCCCGAGGACCACGAGCCTCCGTCCATGCCCCGACGCGTGCGCGCGAGCCTGGTGGGCTCCCGACTCATCACCCTGGACTGGGATGCATCGCGCGACAACGTCGCCGTCGCGGGCTATCGCGTGTCGTTCTCCGCGGGAGAGAGCGCGGAGGTCCACACGCTCACCACCGCGCGACCGAGCGTGACGATTGCCGGGCTGGCCTCGGCGACGGAGTACCGGATATCGGTGGTGGCGTTCGACGTGTCCGACAATCCCTCGAAGGTGTCGGACGTGGTGAAGGTGCGCACGGGTCCCCCGCTGCCGGACATGGGGGACTGGGATGTGTCGAAGGCACCCTTCCTGGACTTCACCGCGTGGCCCACGCCCAAGGTGTCCAGGTTCGCGAGGGAGACGCGGCTGGACGGCTTCATCCTGGGCTTCCTCTCGGCGCGCCGCGGGGGAGACAAGACGCTGTGCTGGGGGGGCAACGACCTGGTCGTGGACGCGGAGGATGGGCGCTCGTTCAGCGGCAACGCGACGGTCTCCGACTACGGCAAGAAGGACCTCCAGGAGTTCCGCAAGCAGGGCGGGAAGGTGGTGCTGTCCTTGGGCGGGACGGCCTCGGGGGTGCCCATCGAGGCGGAGGAGACGGACGTGGCCCGGCTCGTCGCGTGCTACGCGGCGGTGCTCCGCAACTACGAGGTGCGCCACCTCGACTTCTCCTTCGGGAGCAGCTTCCTCCACGACGAGGAGGGACTGGAGCGCCATGTCTCGGCCATGTCGCAGCTGTTGGCCGTGTACCCGACGCTGAAGCTCTCCTACTCGTTGCCCGTGGATGGCGCGCCGGGCTCGCTGGTGGGCTTCAACGATGAAGGCGTGCGGCTCCTGCGTCGGCTGGCCTCGGCGGGAATCGAGCCGTCGCTCATCAACGGCATGTTGATGGAGTTCGGGCTGGCGGCGCCCCGGGATGCGTTCGACTGCTGTGTCCACGCGCTCGAAGGGATGCACGCGCACATCGCCGCCGCCTTTCCGCACTGGGGCACGGAGAAGGTCTGGCGACGCATGGGGGCCTGTCCCATGTTCGGCCGCCACATCAACGGCCGCGAGTTCACCCTGGAGCACCAGCGCAAGCTGGCGGACTTCGCGCGGAAGCATCAGCTCGGGTGCCTCTCCGGCTGGGAGGTCACCATGGACGGGCGGCAGGGCCGGCTGGACTTCTGCAAGTGCATCGCGGCCCATGGGCCTGGGACTCCCGAGGAGGAGCTGGCCGCGGGGTAG
- a CDS encoding glutamate decarboxylase produces the protein MPLHGKEEVRDHLNDDVYASPDLSVPMPKYRIPDEEHSPDHAYAVVHDELLLDGNSRQNLATFCQTWSEPQVHKLMDECLDKNMIDKDEYPQTAEIETRCVNMLADLWHAPHAASTMGCSTTGSSEAAMLGGLALKWRWRAKRKAEGKSTDKPNLICGPVQICWHKFARYFDVELRQVPLAPGRMVMTPEEVLKRCDENTIGVVPTLGITFNLIYEPVQEIAAALDDLQKRTGLDIPMHVDAASGGFLAPFIHQDVVWDFKLPRVKSINASGHKFGLTPLGCGWVVWRDKEDLPEELIFRVDYLGGDMPTFALNFSRPGGQIVIQYYNFLRLGKEGYRRLQQSCSDTANFIAKAIEQIGPFDIVYDGRGGVPGVCWKMKDGANPGFTLYDLADRMRERGWLVPAYPMPADLHDMVVQRVLVRHGVSRDLATLLVTDLLACIEHFKRHPVSAPMTREEASGYHH, from the coding sequence ATGCCCCTGCACGGCAAAGAGGAAGTCCGAGACCACCTCAACGACGACGTCTACGCCTCGCCGGACCTCTCCGTCCCGATGCCGAAGTACCGCATCCCCGACGAGGAGCACAGTCCCGACCACGCGTACGCCGTCGTCCATGACGAGCTGTTGCTCGACGGCAACTCGCGGCAGAACCTGGCCACCTTCTGTCAGACCTGGTCCGAGCCTCAGGTGCACAAGCTCATGGACGAGTGCCTCGACAAGAACATGATCGACAAGGACGAGTACCCGCAGACCGCGGAGATTGAAACGCGGTGCGTGAACATGCTCGCCGACCTGTGGCACGCGCCCCACGCGGCCAGCACCATGGGCTGCTCCACGACGGGCTCCAGCGAGGCGGCCATGCTGGGGGGCCTGGCGCTCAAGTGGCGCTGGCGCGCGAAGCGCAAGGCGGAGGGCAAGTCCACCGACAAGCCCAACCTCATCTGCGGTCCGGTGCAGATCTGCTGGCACAAGTTCGCGCGCTACTTCGACGTGGAGCTGCGCCAGGTGCCGCTCGCGCCGGGCCGCATGGTGATGACGCCCGAGGAGGTGCTCAAGCGCTGCGACGAGAACACCATCGGCGTCGTGCCCACGCTGGGCATCACCTTCAACCTCATCTACGAGCCGGTGCAGGAGATTGCCGCCGCGCTGGATGACCTCCAGAAGCGCACGGGCCTGGACATCCCCATGCACGTGGACGCGGCGAGCGGCGGCTTCCTCGCGCCCTTCATCCACCAGGACGTCGTCTGGGACTTCAAGCTGCCGCGCGTGAAGTCCATCAACGCCTCTGGCCACAAGTTCGGCCTCACCCCGCTGGGCTGCGGCTGGGTGGTGTGGCGCGACAAGGAGGACCTGCCCGAGGAGCTCATCTTCCGCGTCGACTACCTGGGCGGAGACATGCCGACCTTCGCGCTGAACTTCTCGCGGCCGGGCGGGCAGATCGTCATCCAGTACTACAACTTCCTCCGGCTGGGGAAGGAAGGCTACCGGCGGTTGCAGCAGTCGTGCTCGGACACCGCGAACTTCATCGCGAAGGCCATCGAGCAGATTGGCCCCTTCGACATCGTCTACGACGGTCGGGGCGGCGTGCCGGGCGTGTGCTGGAAGATGAAGGACGGCGCCAACCCCGGCTTCACCCTCTATGACCTGGCCGACCGCATGCGCGAGCGAGGCTGGCTGGTGCCTGCGTACCCGATGCCCGCGGACCTCCACGACATGGTGGTGCAGCGCGTGCTCGTGCGCCACGGAGTCAGCCGGGACCTGGCCACGCTGCTGGTGACGGACCTCCTCGCCTGCATCGAGCACTTCAAGCGCCACCCGGTGAGTGCGCCCATGACGCGTGAAGAGGCGTCCGGCTACCACCACTGA
- a CDS encoding MDR family MFS transporter produces MRKTHRPLTTLALALSLFTAALEVTVVSTAMPTVVGELGGIQSYAWVFTAYLLASTITVPIYGKLSDLYGRKPVLLFGIGLFCLGSIASGLAMSMNALIAFRIFQGVGAGAIQPVALTIIGDLYTMEERGRVQGAFSAVWGVAGLVGPVTGGLIVKYLSWHWIFFINVPVAVLTFGLLVAFFHEEVQHKPQQLDYAGAALLCAGVVALLVGVQGIGMNLWALPVAAVLLAAFVAVEKRAAAPVIPMTIFKHPAIAISSIAGALFSAAMFGATTYVPLYVQAVLGSTPTVAGGMITPMIVAWPLAALLAGKVMLRTGFRPLIVGGLGLTVLGATAMALLLQQGASLLALQVSLGVFGVGLGFASTSLLIAVQTSVGWELRGVATASNMFFRTIGGVLGVGLMGGVMVSQLMKDPSIPLSATNALLGPERGHAIPAEVLATLSGALTTGLTINFWLICAFTLAAFVSGLFFPRVQRTAGAPVSASSAAAPH; encoded by the coding sequence ATGAGAAAGACCCACCGACCCCTGACCACGTTGGCGTTGGCCCTGAGCCTTTTCACGGCGGCGTTGGAGGTCACCGTCGTGTCCACCGCGATGCCCACCGTGGTGGGTGAGCTGGGGGGCATCCAGAGCTATGCGTGGGTCTTCACCGCGTACCTGCTGGCCTCGACCATCACCGTGCCCATCTACGGCAAGTTGTCCGACTTGTACGGGCGCAAGCCCGTGCTGTTGTTTGGCATCGGGCTGTTCTGCCTGGGCTCCATCGCGAGTGGCCTGGCGATGTCGATGAACGCGCTCATCGCCTTCCGGATATTCCAAGGCGTTGGAGCCGGTGCCATCCAGCCGGTGGCGCTCACCATCATTGGAGACCTCTACACCATGGAGGAGCGAGGCCGCGTGCAGGGGGCCTTCAGCGCGGTGTGGGGCGTGGCGGGTCTGGTCGGCCCCGTGACTGGTGGGCTCATCGTGAAGTACCTGAGCTGGCACTGGATATTCTTCATCAACGTGCCGGTGGCGGTGTTGACCTTCGGGCTCCTCGTCGCGTTCTTCCATGAGGAGGTCCAGCACAAGCCTCAACAGTTGGACTACGCGGGCGCCGCGCTCCTGTGCGCGGGTGTGGTGGCGCTGCTCGTCGGGGTGCAAGGGATTGGGATGAACCTGTGGGCGCTGCCGGTGGCGGCGGTGCTGCTGGCGGCCTTCGTCGCGGTGGAGAAGCGCGCCGCGGCGCCCGTCATCCCGATGACGATTTTCAAGCACCCCGCCATCGCCATCTCCTCCATCGCCGGGGCGCTGTTCTCCGCGGCGATGTTCGGGGCCACCACGTACGTGCCGCTCTACGTCCAGGCCGTCCTGGGCAGCACGCCCACGGTGGCGGGAGGAATGATCACCCCCATGATTGTCGCCTGGCCGCTGGCGGCGCTGCTGGCCGGAAAGGTGATGCTGCGCACGGGCTTCCGGCCGCTCATCGTCGGAGGGCTGGGATTGACGGTGCTGGGCGCCACGGCGATGGCGCTCCTCCTCCAGCAGGGCGCGTCGCTGCTCGCGCTCCAGGTGTCGCTGGGGGTGTTCGGCGTGGGCCTGGGCTTCGCCTCCACGTCCCTGCTCATCGCGGTGCAGACGAGCGTGGGGTGGGAGCTGCGCGGAGTGGCCACGGCGAGCAACATGTTCTTCCGCACCATCGGCGGTGTGCTGGGTGTGGGGTTGATGGGAGGCGTCATGGTGTCCCAGCTCATGAAGGACCCCAGCATTCCCCTGTCGGCCACCAATGCCTTGCTGGGCCCGGAGCGGGGTCACGCCATCCCCGCGGAGGTGCTGGCGACCCTCAGCGGCGCGCTGACCACGGGGTTGACCATCAACTTCTGGCTCATCTGCGCCTTCACGCTGGCGGCCTTCGTCTCCGGCCTGTTCTTCCCGCGCGTCCAGCGCACCGCGGGGGCACCGGTGTCCGCGAGCAGCGCCGCCGCGCCGCACTGA
- a CDS encoding M4 family metallopeptidase: MKIRAETPKLPVTRSTDTRPAEVKNKAVGYSQGSSFEGQAKPALAKPATPLTPPVKSGPVALDSSASKEAIQSTVDFLQQQNTPTVSQLMAGRSTVVNRADFAPRAVEKDDLGMTHVRMDRMSEGVRVFGEQVVSHLDKAGKVDSVTGDVATIPAGLGKGPTKLSAQDALAVAQKDFAGKTDREPTTERVIFKGADGQYRAAYHVQMANTTDVGQGKEPRRMNYLVDAQTGQMLEKYNQMGGVSHGHGADHAHGKKPSLTTTEPSKKPADPSTEPATDKVNDTTQYSGKVEIGSTKNKDGTYSLEDKSRGGGVETRDALNRDPDTDSVTNKGVSDDNDVWGEATDDARNKDAVDAQYGAQTTYDFYKDVLGRNSIDGKGEKLVSDVHVGKDFANAFWDGDKMNYGDGDGDQFGSLTTLDIAGHEITHGLTERTAGLQYRNESGALNEAMSDIMGVGVEWYASQKNGAVKFDWTVGEDTYTPNNGDPTDGLRDMSNPSSDGMSPDHYSKRYKGTQDYGGVHINSGIPNNAFYLLSEGGKNRTSGDEVKQGIGIEKGLKIYSRALNFYMTPTTNFTQAREATYKAAQDLYGKDSVEAKTVLESWSAVGVK, from the coding sequence ATGAAGATTCGCGCAGAAACCCCGAAGCTTCCCGTCACGCGCTCCACCGACACCCGGCCCGCCGAGGTGAAGAACAAGGCCGTGGGGTACTCGCAGGGGTCCTCGTTCGAGGGACAGGCGAAGCCGGCGCTGGCGAAGCCCGCCACCCCGCTGACGCCGCCCGTGAAGTCCGGCCCGGTGGCCCTGGACAGCTCCGCCAGCAAGGAGGCCATCCAGTCGACGGTGGACTTCCTCCAGCAGCAGAACACCCCCACCGTGTCGCAGCTGATGGCGGGCCGGTCCACCGTCGTCAACCGGGCGGACTTCGCGCCGCGCGCGGTGGAGAAGGACGACCTGGGCATGACGCACGTGCGGATGGACCGCATGAGCGAGGGCGTCCGCGTCTTCGGCGAGCAGGTGGTGAGCCACCTGGACAAGGCCGGCAAGGTGGACAGCGTCACGGGTGACGTGGCGACCATCCCCGCGGGCCTGGGCAAGGGCCCCACGAAGCTGTCCGCGCAGGACGCGCTGGCCGTGGCCCAGAAGGACTTCGCGGGCAAGACGGACCGCGAGCCCACCACCGAGCGCGTCATCTTCAAGGGCGCCGACGGCCAGTACCGCGCCGCGTACCACGTGCAGATGGCCAACACGACGGACGTGGGCCAGGGCAAGGAACCGCGCCGCATGAACTACCTGGTCGACGCGCAGACCGGGCAGATGCTGGAGAAGTACAACCAGATGGGCGGCGTGTCGCACGGCCACGGCGCGGACCACGCCCACGGGAAGAAGCCCTCGCTCACCACGACGGAGCCGTCCAAGAAGCCCGCGGACCCGTCGACGGAGCCCGCGACGGACAAGGTGAACGACACCACCCAGTACAGCGGCAAGGTGGAGATCGGCAGCACGAAGAACAAGGACGGCACGTACTCGCTCGAGGACAAGAGCCGGGGCGGCGGCGTGGAGACGCGCGACGCGCTCAACCGCGACCCGGACACGGACTCGGTGACGAACAAGGGCGTCTCCGACGACAACGACGTCTGGGGCGAGGCGACCGACGACGCGCGCAACAAGGACGCGGTGGACGCGCAGTACGGCGCCCAGACGACGTACGACTTCTACAAGGACGTGCTCGGCCGCAACTCCATCGACGGCAAGGGGGAGAAGCTCGTCTCCGACGTCCACGTGGGCAAGGACTTCGCCAACGCGTTCTGGGACGGCGACAAGATGAACTACGGCGATGGTGACGGCGACCAGTTCGGCTCGCTCACCACGCTGGACATCGCCGGCCACGAAATCACCCACGGCCTCACCGAGCGCACCGCGGGCCTGCAGTACCGCAACGAGTCCGGCGCCCTCAACGAGGCGATGAGCGACATCATGGGCGTGGGCGTGGAGTGGTACGCCAGCCAGAAGAACGGCGCGGTGAAGTTCGACTGGACCGTGGGCGAGGACACGTACACGCCCAACAACGGCGACCCCACCGACGGCCTGCGCGACATGAGCAACCCGTCCAGCGACGGCATGTCGCCGGACCACTACTCCAAGCGCTACAAGGGCACGCAGGACTACGGCGGCGTGCACATCAACTCGGGCATCCCGAACAACGCCTTCTACCTGCTGTCCGAGGGCGGGAAGAACCGCACCTCCGGCGACGAGGTGAAGCAGGGCATCGGCATCGAGAAGGGCCTGAAAATCTACTCGCGCGCCCTGAACTTCTACATGACGCCGACCACCAACTTCACCCAGGCCCGCGAGGCCACGTACAAGGCCGCGCAGGACCTGTACGGCAAGGACTCCGTCGAAGCGAAGACGGTGCTGGAGAGCTGGTCCGCGGTGGGCGTGAAGTAG
- a CDS encoding M56 family metallopeptidase has protein sequence MSLATVLEAWGQVLLRWLAHGVWQTSVVVMAVAGAWWLLRHRSARARYVVGCLGLALVVLAPLSTLWMTASRSTPVEWVWTMQGSGVEQARPEMSPVDGEEARAGAVAAEPAPVASWTAKLPWMLGGLWLLGACVGLVRLAQGWRRTARKLVRPATRVSSDVSGLVSRVAERLGLRRPVRVLESALAPSPMVLGVVRPLLLLPSGVKGRLSEAQLEAVLAHELAHVRRHDAFVNFVQCLVDVVFFFHPAARWLSQRVRMEREFCCDDAAVSLCGSARVYSGALLGLEELRQEGAVLALGAGGHPLASRVRRLLGHAPSVEMPRGMRQVWRVGGLAGVLVASGMAWAWEAPTQSVPGTSVLASATCSRPVYPKDFTAIASYENQGRTIRSRVSVSRCGRIRLEPADGTPAVALLYDVSTLERVALDGAERTYDLLPERGDLGLPLHLPGGCGERKTHCARQGEERVAGRLAERWHRVHAPHDTVTQWMDKELGYPIRETSDLFGSVTLTDIQVGDLGAARFVIPSDYRILASP, from the coding sequence ATGAGCCTCGCGACGGTGCTGGAAGCCTGGGGGCAGGTGCTGCTGCGCTGGCTGGCGCATGGGGTGTGGCAGACGAGTGTGGTCGTGATGGCCGTGGCGGGGGCGTGGTGGTTGCTGCGGCATCGCTCGGCGCGGGCTCGCTATGTCGTGGGATGTCTGGGTTTGGCCCTGGTGGTGCTCGCGCCCCTGTCTACCTTGTGGATGACGGCTTCCAGGTCCACGCCCGTGGAGTGGGTGTGGACGATGCAGGGCTCGGGGGTGGAGCAGGCGCGCCCCGAGATGTCTCCGGTGGATGGCGAGGAGGCTCGGGCGGGTGCCGTGGCCGCGGAGCCGGCGCCCGTGGCCTCCTGGACGGCGAAGCTGCCCTGGATGCTGGGCGGGCTCTGGCTGCTGGGGGCTTGTGTGGGATTGGTGCGGCTGGCCCAGGGCTGGCGGCGGACGGCGCGCAAGCTGGTGCGGCCGGCGACGCGTGTCTCCTCTGACGTGAGCGGGCTGGTGTCGCGGGTCGCGGAGCGTCTGGGATTGCGGCGCCCGGTGCGGGTGCTGGAGTCCGCGCTCGCGCCGTCGCCCATGGTGCTGGGGGTGGTTCGTCCGTTGCTGTTGCTGCCCAGTGGCGTGAAGGGGCGGCTGTCGGAGGCGCAGTTGGAGGCGGTGCTGGCGCATGAGCTGGCCCACGTGCGCCGCCACGATGCCTTCGTCAACTTCGTGCAGTGCCTGGTGGACGTGGTGTTCTTCTTCCATCCGGCCGCGCGCTGGTTGTCCCAGCGGGTGCGGATGGAGCGCGAGTTCTGCTGTGACGACGCGGCGGTGAGCCTGTGTGGCAGCGCGCGGGTGTACTCCGGGGCGCTGCTGGGGTTGGAGGAGCTTCGCCAGGAGGGGGCCGTGCTGGCGCTGGGCGCGGGGGGACATCCCCTGGCGTCGCGGGTGCGGCGGCTGCTCGGTCATGCGCCCTCGGTGGAGATGCCCCGGGGGATGCGTCAGGTCTGGCGCGTGGGGGGGCTGGCCGGAGTGCTGGTGGCCTCGGGGATGGCCTGGGCCTGGGAGGCGCCCACGCAGAGTGTCCCCGGGACGTCGGTGCTCGCGTCCGCGACGTGCTCGCGGCCCGTGTATCCGAAGGACTTCACCGCCATCGCCTCGTACGAGAATCAGGGGCGCACGATTCGTAGCCGCGTCTCCGTTTCCCGCTGCGGGCGCATCCGCCTGGAGCCGGCCGATGGCACGCCCGCGGTGGCGCTGCTGTACGACGTGAGCACGCTGGAGCGCGTGGCCCTGGATGGAGCCGAGCGCACCTACGACCTGCTTCCCGAGCGCGGAGACCTGGGCCTTCCCCTTCACCTGCCCGGAGGCTGTGGCGAGCGGAAGACGCACTGCGCGCGCCAGGGTGAAGAGCGGGTGGCGGGCCGCCTCGCCGAGCGCTGGCACCGCGTCCACGCGCCGCATGACACCGTGACGCAGTGGATGGACAAGGAGCTCGGGTATCCCATCCGCGAGACGTCCGACCTGTTCGGCTCCGTCACGCTCACGGATATCCAGGTGGGTGACCTGGGCGCCGCGCGCTTCGTCATCCCCAGTGACTATCGCATCCTGGCTTCACCGTAG
- a CDS encoding SRPBCC family protein, whose product MKKTPGIIVVAIAVLLLAVGRRPDTFRVERSATIQAPAEVVFSLVNDFRRWEQWSPWWKLEPTQQVVLAGSSEGVGAVYEWRGERTGSGRMEIVESQPNTYVRIRLDFTEPMRATNTTEYVLTPVPGGVALTWVMSGENTFAGKVLQLFASMDEMMGRDFERGLADIKHLAESPQGASAQPSMGEAGLHFHGDTLERDGDRDVVVTRGLETPIIHSRKSRPLRE is encoded by the coding sequence ATGAAGAAGACGCCAGGAATCATCGTGGTCGCCATCGCCGTCCTGCTGCTCGCCGTCGGCCGCAGGCCGGACACGTTTCGCGTCGAACGGAGCGCGACCATCCAGGCGCCCGCGGAGGTGGTGTTCTCACTGGTGAACGACTTCCGGCGGTGGGAGCAGTGGTCTCCCTGGTGGAAGCTGGAGCCCACGCAGCAGGTGGTCCTCGCGGGTTCCTCGGAGGGCGTGGGGGCTGTCTATGAATGGCGCGGTGAGCGCACGGGCTCCGGGCGGATGGAAATCGTGGAGAGCCAGCCCAACACCTATGTGCGAATCCGGCTCGACTTCACCGAGCCGATGCGCGCCACCAACACCACGGAGTACGTGCTGACGCCCGTGCCCGGCGGCGTGGCGCTGACGTGGGTGATGTCCGGAGAGAACACCTTCGCTGGCAAGGTGCTCCAGCTCTTCGCCAGCATGGACGAGATGATGGGCCGTGACTTCGAGCGCGGACTGGCCGACATCAAGCACCTGGCCGAGTCCCCTCAAGGCGCCTCCGCGCAACCTTCGATGGGCGAGGCGGGGCTCCACTTCCACGGAGACACCCTCGAGCGCGACGGCGACCGGGACGTCGTCGTCACCCGAGGCCTGGAGACGCCCATCATCCACTCCCGCAAGTCCCGCCCCCTGCGCGAGTAG
- a CDS encoding GFA family protein, with protein MSDLAPKFSSSLKKYVGGCHCGAVRFEAEVDLNEAVNRCNCTVCTKMGGTTTQVPPPSFRVLKGQDSLGEYRVGDSRNYRNFCKHCGVQVFGGGFVEELGGDFRSINVGCLDDVDISLLTIQHWDGRNNNWQSGSRPQPWPVRAA; from the coding sequence ATGAGCGACCTGGCCCCGAAGTTCTCCTCCTCCCTCAAGAAGTACGTTGGCGGCTGCCACTGTGGCGCGGTGCGGTTCGAGGCCGAGGTGGACCTCAACGAGGCGGTGAACCGCTGCAACTGCACCGTCTGCACGAAGATGGGCGGGACGACGACCCAGGTGCCGCCCCCCAGCTTCCGGGTCCTCAAGGGCCAGGACTCGCTGGGCGAGTACCGGGTGGGCGACAGCCGCAACTACCGCAACTTCTGCAAGCACTGCGGCGTCCAGGTCTTCGGCGGGGGCTTCGTGGAGGAGCTCGGCGGGGACTTCCGCTCCATCAACGTCGGCTGCCTGGACGACGTGGACATCTCCCTGCTCACCATCCAGCACTGGGACGGGCGCAACAACAACTGGCAGTCGGGCTCGCGCCCCCAGCCGTGGCCCGTCCGCGCGGCGTGA
- a CDS encoding M23 family metallopeptidase — protein MSTKICRTPNSTTTKACNHDKGNTQKPQSKLVSPLDKPLPKSNPSFSRPDGKEGMPDGKGGFRHGGLDWFAKPGTKVRAPVDGKVIEVKQSKGSSGQVFGGTVKVEGKDGKVWVFRHVDPAKVKVGQKVQAGDTIAKVSDWKGTSSDHVHMEVWKNLKGGYNFNNAIDPVKALQGASRDVNSTPNSGPGPSKTSTPSSTSTGSTPGTQAGSSLGCVGIAPNKSPYTPDGFDAGSSQGNVVASSGDGFDAVDFSMNGNSNGANVNGANVSGNASLSDMFDSGCFPTQGGTSIPGTPPSKPDVSHAGCIPQKDDVTRPANTSTGSTSGFFTTFMWRWSNVAQA, from the coding sequence ATGTCCACGAAGATCTGCCGGACCCCGAACTCGACGACGACCAAGGCTTGCAACCACGACAAGGGGAACACGCAGAAGCCCCAGTCGAAGCTGGTGTCGCCGCTCGACAAGCCGCTGCCGAAGAGCAACCCGAGCTTCAGCCGGCCGGATGGGAAGGAGGGGATGCCGGATGGAAAGGGAGGCTTCCGCCATGGTGGTCTCGACTGGTTCGCCAAGCCGGGCACGAAGGTCCGGGCGCCTGTCGATGGCAAGGTCATCGAGGTGAAGCAGTCGAAGGGTTCATCGGGCCAGGTCTTTGGCGGCACGGTGAAGGTGGAGGGCAAGGACGGCAAGGTCTGGGTCTTCCGCCACGTGGACCCCGCGAAGGTGAAGGTGGGCCAGAAGGTGCAGGCCGGTGACACCATCGCGAAGGTCTCGGATTGGAAGGGCACCTCCAGCGACCACGTCCACATGGAGGTCTGGAAGAACCTCAAGGGCGGCTACAACTTCAACAACGCCATCGACCCGGTGAAGGCCCTCCAGGGCGCCTCGCGGGACGTCAACAGCACCCCGAACTCGGGACCGGGCCCGTCCAAGACGAGCACCCCGTCCTCCACGTCCACGGGCTCGACGCCCGGCACGCAGGCCGGCTCGTCGCTGGGGTGCGTGGGGATTGCCCCCAACAAGAGCCCCTACACGCCCGACGGCTTCGATGCCGGGAGCTCCCAGGGGAACGTCGTCGCCAGCAGCGGCGACGGGTTCGACGCCGTGGACTTCTCCATGAACGGGAACTCCAACGGCGCGAACGTCAACGGCGCGAACGTCAGCGGCAACGCGAGCCTCTCCGACATGTTCGATTCCGGGTGCTTCCCCACGCAGGGCGGCACGAGCATCCCCGGCACGCCCCCCAGCAAGCCCGACGTGTCCCATGCCGGGTGCATCCCCCAGAAGGATGACGTCACCCGGCCGGCCAACACCTCCACGGGCTCCACGTCCGGCTTCTTCACGACGTTCATGTGGCGCTGGAGCAACGTCGCGCAGGCGTGA
- a CDS encoding BlaI/MecI/CopY family transcriptional regulator, protein MTTDAIPSEVELAILGVLWKRGPSTVRDVHEALGREDGKGAGYTTTLKQLQVMAAKGLVSRDESARSHVYAASVAEARTKRQLVKDLLDRVFGGSSGALAVQALSLKPASKEELDDLRRLLDEGKGGKS, encoded by the coding sequence ATGACAACGGATGCCATTCCCTCCGAGGTGGAGCTCGCGATTCTGGGCGTGCTCTGGAAGCGCGGCCCCAGCACCGTCCGGGATGTTCACGAGGCCCTGGGCCGCGAGGACGGGAAGGGCGCCGGGTACACCACGACGCTGAAGCAGCTCCAGGTCATGGCGGCCAAGGGGCTGGTGAGCCGCGATGAGAGCGCTCGCAGCCATGTCTATGCCGCGAGCGTCGCGGAAGCCCGCACCAAGCGCCAGCTGGTGAAGGACCTGCTGGACCGCGTCTTCGGCGGCTCGTCGGGAGCGCTCGCGGTGCAGGCGCTGTCGCTCAAGCCCGCGTCCAAGGAGGAGCTGGATGACCTGCGCCGCCTGCTGGATGAGGGTAAGGGGGGCAAGTCATGA